ATTGCGAGAGAGATTATGACAATGTATTTGGACTGAAATCAAATGGTCGAGAAAGATGAAATCAGGAGAAAAGGAAATCAACACAAAGATTAGGGCAATGTTTGGGCCTCAAATGAAATGTAGCGAGGGAGGAAATCGGGAGAGAGGAAAATGACCAATGTCTAAGGTTGAAATGAAATGCTTTAGAAAGAGTAAAATAAGGGCAGGATACGTGGAATTCCAACCTggatttttgtgattttgttttttcatagtTAACAAAGGCCATTtccaaaaagattaaaaatccatatccttcttctcaattttgattcttcctttgggtcttgagcttaaaTGGTGAACTTATATGGACTTAAGGTTAATTTTTTGGCCCAATTTGGtctataaaatttttttttcattcattaaaaACTCAGCCATAGGCGGtgtttttttaggttttatttgttttaaaaaatgcagCTCATAGTTGgggttttcatttatttattttgtaaaaaatgtaGCTCATAATCAcggttcttatttttaaataaaagaataaagaaaataaaaatagctcataaatgggtttcttattttttaaataaaacaattccATGTAAactaaattggtttttttttttttttttgaaattggtCAAAACAGTCAAGAAATAGAAGAGATTTATCCTCTTCATAGTATCTTACATTAACAAACCCATGCAAAAAATAAGGACCATTTTATTAGCTCTTTATTACCCTCTTTCTATAATAGATTCCTCTAACACTAGACTAACAATAATACCCCCCTTATCCTCAAAGTAGGACTTGCCATAAAATCCTAATAATAAAACCCCTTTAGTTGGGTTGATAGTTTGGAGGCTTTTGTAGGATAAAACCATCTTTGTATTGTGGTAAGATAGAGAGGATCCTaacaataaaatttagattCTCAACTTCTGCTAAGAAGTATTTATCTTATGATTTACCTTAATATTGACCATGGTTTTTTCATAGGTAATCacataataattttgaaaaaggaaaaatttacCTCATACCTTCCtataatcattttgaaaaagaaaaaaaaaaaaccttatttgCCATTGACAAAACCATCCAACATGGGGTTAAAAGGAGCATCGGAGGCCAAGGAAATGAAAAGTGAGGTGGCATGTGAGTAGACAATTTGAAGCAAGGCTGATCTCTGCTAATGAACAGTCTCCTCATATACAATGCCTTATCCAAGCCTTACGTCACTTTTGAGTGGCCCATTTTTCAACAGTGTCTGCCTCTCTCTAGAAGTTGGAACAGCAACACAACCAAGTCTCCTCTCCTTCCTCCTCCATCGCTCGACTCTCAGTCCCTGACAAACTTTCCTttccctaaaaccctaaacgaAAATGGGCATATGAACAAAGCTCTTCACTACTCCTCCAATGGCGGAGTTGTCACTCTATGCCTTTTCTTGGCGCTTGTCCTCTTTCCACACCCTCCTCATTCCACGCCACGCTTCCCTCAAACCCTCCCATGTACTTCGCAATCAAAGACCACCATCTCATCTCAGTTCCTTCCTCTCTTACTGTTCTTCGACACCAACCCCTTCGCATTCAGATGATGATGAGTTCGGGCTCCTTTCCTCGACTGGTACATTTCCAAGCATCCAATTCTCgttcttgatttgttttttctctttaagTTTTTCAGTTTCGAATGTGGttattttttgcctttttttcgTTTGTGATCTTTTGGCAGATTGTTCGGATGGAAGCATCTTGTTCCGGTTTGGGTATGCTAGTGAAATTGCAGGAAGAGTTGAATTAGAAGGAGCTGAAGGCTTAGCTGAGGTAGAGAAAGCTAGCAAATGCGTGGAGAGTGAGGTTGTGGAAGAATCGAAGCTTTTGGGCAGGGATGATGGAGTGGTGGATGAGGAGTTCTCTGATActaggaaaaacaaaaaaacttcaCTTTGGGATAGTGAACACAGGATAGCTTCTGGCGAGGTGATTAATGATGTTGGTGATGAGATAGTTTTGTGCAGCGAAGAGAGTGATAGTAATGTGGTTGAAGCTGTGAAAAATAGTAGAATTGAACTAGAGGACAAAATAGTTTTGTGCAGAGAGAGTGACAATGATGTGGTTGAAGATGGGAAGGATCGTAGAATTGGACCAGAGGATGAGATAGCTTTGAGCAAAGAACACAGTGATGTTCCTGAGAGTGACAGTAATGTGGTTCAAGCTGTGTATGATAGTGAAATTGGACAGGAGGATGAGGTAGCTTTGCACAGAGAACATATTGATGACATTGAAAATGACACTACTGTGGTTGCTGCTATAATTGATAGTAGCATTGGAATGGAGGAAAGATTGCTGGCAGAAAGTGGTCTGGACATCCAATCTAGTGATTCTTTTGACCGTGTTGTCAGGTTGGAAACCGAAATCACTGTAAATTCTGAGAAAAATGCGGTTGAGGAGGATAAGGGTCAATTTTTAAAGCCAGTTGGTGTATCCGAGCTTGATAACGGatttaatatagaaaatagtAGCCCTGAGGAAGATTTTGAAGGACATGTTGAGAATGGAGTCAGTACCCTGGCTGTTGTTATGGAGTCAGAAGTAGGTCCTGATTCAGAATTGGATTGTGCTTCTGAGGagatttttgaggaaaaaagtGAGGGTGAACTGATGATATCAGTGGCTTGTTCAGAGCCTCATTCAGTTGTTGAGGTAGTAAATAGTTTTGGATCATCAGAAAGTCAGGAGGAGAATTTGAAGATCAAAGATATGCATCTGTCTACACATGCAGATGCAGAGCTGAGCCATGTGACTGATGAAGTTGGACATGAAGGTGATATGATCAAAGTGAGGCCTGTGTGTGCTGTGGTAGGGCCTGAACCAGTTCTCAATGAGGAAACAAGTCATGGGTCAGTTGAAGAATCTGCTGACGCACATGGAACTGAAAACTCAATACCGGTTTGCACTATTTCACTACTTCACTTCCACTTTGAATGCTAAGATTTGTACTTTGTTTGCACATGGTTTAATGTTTAGCATATAAGCGCATCATTttcttagttattttatttaatgatgttacTGGAGTCAACCGATATTGGAACTAGTGATGCACAAGTAGCTTCAGCAACATAAATGAATGGAAGTAGAAGATATGAGCGAAGGAAATTTAAGGCTGAAGTGTATGAAATTCTTGACTAGCATGCTGCTGCCTTCTGGATTTGGTGGTATTTTTTGGCTGGTTGGATTGGAAGCTTAGGTTAGAGTATGAAGCCCATCATTTCAGATAGCATAAAAACTGATTTTTGGGTAGAACTGAAACAGCTGCTTTTGGACTTCTGTTGTAGTTTTCAAACAACTTTATTTTGCAATTCCATCATTGAAATAGTGggaaaaattgtattttgagccccttaaagtttgtttttatagtGATAAATAAGCAATTTTGctaggaaaacaaaataagcatttttgtatttggaaaaagaaaaaaagttcatAAATATGTAAATTGCTTCGAGTTCTTGAGAAGACAACATATTTAAtgatgtgaaaaagaaaaattgctaATAAGGTTATAAACTAAATGGGATATCCAACATATACTCATTTCTGTTTCTTTCTAATAAATGTTTCCTGCTCCTAATTTAAAGGGTGGGGCTAAAGGATCTCTCCTTTTGCAATTCCTTTGGAACCATTAAAGAACTCTATTAGAGACTTAGTAACCCTTGACATTATGAATGTTTTAGTTCGATCCCACTCATTTTTCTCTAAAACTCATTCAAGAGAGAAGACCACATAGAAGAGAAAACCTAGCTGACACGGTTATATCTGTTTCTGATATCCAACCCACAAATCACCCCTTTCCCTCATTCCTCAACACCACATTCATTCAAGACATCAAGAATTTATCTGTCTTTAACAAAAGCATTTTAGAAATCAGTTTTGCTATCACCCTGCTCTATTGCTGAgttaaaatgatcaaaattagTTTGTATGTATCCCCTAACAAACTAACAGGCCTATACTTTCTATGCTCTCTATACAACTTTTCTTAGGAACaagcaaaatgaaaacattGCACTTGGACTTTTCTCAAATTCCTgtgttatttgaaaaatatttaaaatcttcataacttcctctttgattttttttctttgataggtaAGATTTTCTTATGGGTCTCTGTCAGGACTCAACTTGGAATCTTCCATATCTCCACTCCAATCCTTTGTCACATGTATCAGAGCTCAAGGGCTTCTAACCTCCTCTATGAATGCACTTTGTtgccaattaaaaaaaaataaaattatagagcCTTCAAGCACTTGTGCCATATCATTTCCTAGTTTTTTGAAAGTTGTCACCACCTCCTTATTGTAGTCTCTCAGGACTAACTTTCTCATTTGCATCAATACTATCAAACACCATGCATCTCCACTCTAAAGTTTCAAACAAACCATGGACAtgctataaattcattatttatgcCTTCTTTTGTTCTCAATTCTCCATCAATTTTTAGTCTTCCAGTGTGGTTGTTGTTTTGATAAGCAATAATTGTCTGTGGAAAAACTTTGTATTTGGATCCCTTTCCTTAAGCCCAAGCACTTTAGATTTTTGCTACCAACTAATTTCTCTTGTTTCGGCCAATTTGTGGCATTCTTATTCATTTCTTTCTCCTACCCATTCTATAATCAAACCCCTAACCATCTCTCCATGTGCTGCTTCTTTATTTTATCTAGAGCTCTAGCCTTTTTCACTATAGTATTACCAATCACTTCTATATTCTATTTTGAAGTTTGCTTTCAaagcttttaatttctttgtaaATATTGGAAGAAGAGTTATGGAAAAATTCTTTTTGTACTCTTCttacttatatttttatgaattaaataaaaacttaaccaaacaagttatcaaaaatgagaaaagcaagtctaaataataaaacatatctATGTGATTTCTTGCCCTTTAATTACCTTATGGCTTGTTGCTTTTGGTAGTCCTTACATTTAGTTTTTGtttgtgggaggattcctcatccttctattgtACTTCTTAGTTCCTAATTCAATATATCACattgttgtttctcataaaaaaaaaaaaagtctactTTTATGGATCTCCCTTGAagctctttttttattttattttatccttttccTTGCTCTTGTTTGATACTTGAACAGTGGTTTGAAATGGTTATTAAAGGCTTTTGGAGTTTTAGGGGACAAAACTccagaaaattaagaaaaaatcttGGGTGATTTCAAAGTAAGTCTCTATTTTTATGATAgagatttttctttaaattcccTTTCTCCTTTTTTGGGTTGAAAGATATGTATTTGTCGGAAA
The window above is part of the Vitis riparia cultivar Riparia Gloire de Montpellier isolate 1030 chromosome 12, EGFV_Vit.rip_1.0, whole genome shotgun sequence genome. Proteins encoded here:
- the LOC117926765 gene encoding probable protein phosphatase 2C BIPP2C1, coding for MAELSLYAFSWRLSSFHTLLIPRHASLKPSHVLRNQRPPSHLSSFLSYCSSTPTPSHSDDDEFGLLSSTDCSDGSILFRFGYASEIAGRVELEGAEGLAEVEKASKCVESEVVEESKLLGRDDGVVDEEFSDTRKNKKTSLWDSEHRIASGEVINDVGDEIVLCSEESDSNVVEAVKNSRIELEDKIVLCRESDNDVVEDGKDRRIGPEDEIALSKEHSDVPESDSNVVQAVYDSEIGQEDEVALHREHIDDIENDTTVVAAIIDSSIGMEERLLAESGLDIQSSDSFDRVVRLETEITVNSEKNAVEEDKGQFLKPVGVSELDNGFNIENSSPEEDFEGHVENGVSTLAVVMESEVGPDSELDCASEEIFEEKSEGELMISVACSEPHSVVEVVNSFGSSESQEENLKIKDMHLSTHADAELSHVTDEVGHEGDMIKVRPVCAVVGPEPVLNEETSHGSVEESADAHGTENSIPLKDIAPSSNLEAETTEEDVQSCDAIEESGTKAVALKLVETTLNGEEILMTGLALSSGAALLPHPSKALTGGEDAYFVAFQNWFGVADGVGQWSLEGINGGLYAREVMDNCEEIVFKCKGIPITNPREILNRSVAEAQSPGLSTVLVAYFNGQVLHVANIGDTGFLIIRHGAVFQRSSPMVYEFNFPLRIEKGDDPSELIEEYKIDLDEGDVIITATDGLFDNIYEPEIISIVSKSLQANLKPKEIAELLAMRAQEVGRSSSTRSPFADAAKAAGYGGYTGGKLDDVTVIVSSVQKRT